TCGTAGCGGTGGACCGACAGGTAGAGTGCGCGTGGACAGCGCAACCCCTTCACGTATCGCGATTTTGAGAGGCGGTCGGTCAGATTCATGGGTGCACCTTCGCTCGCCCGACTTCGTCAGTTCAATGTATCTGAAGGTTAGCGCACCGCTCTGACACGCGTCTGTCCGCGCTCTTACCTCACCTCCCGGTACCACGCGCCGTGCCGTTCCTTCGCGTACTCGGCGTCTATGTATCCTGAGAACATCGCTGGCAGCAGCGCCCGATTCGCCTTGAACACGAACGCAAATAGGTGTCCCGCGATGCCGAGCACCAGCAACACCGCCGCGACATTGTGTGTGGCCGTCGAGAGGAACACGAGCATGTAGGGCAGGTCGACACCGGGCAGGTTCTTGACGACCTTGACTAGGCCAGACACCGTGACCACGATGAGGTTCACTCCGATGAACGCATACGCCAGACGCTGCTCCGCCAGGTACTTGTGCGAGACCGGCTCCTCGCCGCGCCCAAGCATCGCCGAGATGATCTGAACTGACTCGCGAGCATCGCCCCGCCTCGGCAGAATTGTGAAGCGGCCGCGGGCCACCGAGAACACGACGTGAAAGGCCATCCCCGCGATCAGGATCATGGCAGCGACGTAGTGGATGATGAGCGTGATGCCGTAATCGGCCGCCCAGGCCATCCCAGGCAGGCTCGCGATGCCGAACCGTTCGTACATCGGCATCTGGCCGAAGCCCGAGAATACGAGGGCGAGCGTCGCGAGGGAGACCGTCCAGTGCGCGATGCGGTTACCGAGAACCTGCCGAAGAATGCGGGGCGCGCGATTCGATGGTGCGACAGGGCGGCTCACTCGGCGTCTCCCTTCATCGCCTTTACGGCTGCAAACGCGGCAGCGGCCACCCCGGCTACTGGTGCGATGGCGTATCCGAGGGCCATGCCGTTGACGGTGTCGAGGTAGTTCTCAGCGCTTGGTTTCATGCCGGGTACACCGGAGCGGACTTTCTCGGGAAGCGTCTCTCGGCGCTCGGCGATGGCGGCGTCAATCGCCTCGAAAGGCACCGGTGAGACGTAGAACGTCGAGGTCCCGCCGTTTTCCGTGGCGCCATAGAGGTGGCCACCGATCTGTGTCGCGCGAGTCTGGGCCGCGTCACGCATCTGCTCTTTTGGCCCGAAAATGACCGCGCCGTTTGGACACGCCGAGACGCATGCTGGCTGCTCGCCTTCCGCGATGAGATCGGCACACATATCGCACTTGTACATGACGCCCCCGCCGATAAGCCCCGGCGCGATCTTCATGTAAAGGCCCGTACCGGCCTGGCGTTGCGGGATGTTCCACGAGCACACCGAGCGGCACTTAGCGCCGCCCATGCAGCCGTCGGGGTTGATGGTTACCGCGCCCTCGGGCGTTTTGTCCATGACGCTGAACGGACAGAGGTTTGCGCACGGCGGATTGTCGCAGTGCATGCAGCGACGGGGGATACTGAGGCTGACGCCGTCGACTTCGACTTTCTCGACGTACGTCCAGTTGTAGGGGGTGAGCTTGTCGGTAGCCTCGCGCTCGGCCCGCCAGTCTTCAAAGGTGCCGCTCGGCCAGTTGGCGGGAATGTCGTCGACGGGGTTAGGGTATCTCGACTCGTTCTTCACGCGGCACGCGGTGACACATTCACCGCAACCCTCACATTTTGTGAGATCGATGAACGTGCCCACTGCGGTTTCGGCGGACGCGGCAACGGCGCGTCCAGGGGTTGCGAGGATGGCGGCGGCACTTGCACCGGCAAACAATGAACGGCCGAGGAACGCTCGTCTGCTGATCTTCTCCACGGGCGGGGTACCTCCAGGTGTGTTGTAGTCGCTGGCGTGCGGGGAATGGTTTTTGGAGTTCTAACATACCCCCATGGGTATGTCAAACACGCGAACCTCAAACCGGGACGCTGCGTTGCTCGCATTTTTCGCAGGGTGGATGTACTTTCGTTTCGTGGCTGCGGTGGAGTCGATGGAGAATCTGGCGGTACGTGTCGGCCTGCGCGAAAGGAGGAGTACGGATGCTTGTGAGACGTCGAATGTTGGCCCTGGCGACAGCGGCGATGCTCTCCGTCATGGTTGGTGCGGGTGGGTGTGCGGTGCCGTCTCCGCCGGACGGCGCGCCTCAGTTGCGTGGCGTGATCGTTTCGGCCGAGCCGGGCAGTGACGGCGGCACTGTGCGGGTCGTGTGGGACGAGTCGGTCGGAGAGATGATGGATCTTGACTCGTGTGACGTGCGGGTGGGTCCTGAGACCGAGGTCTTCGACGCCGCCGGCGTGCTCGCGGACTTTTCAGTGCTCACCGAGCGTGTCGTGGTCGACGTGTGGATCAGCGGTCCGATCGCCGAGTCCTACCCGCCGCAAGCGACCGCAGATGCGATCGAGATCGTTGGCACTTTCGACGCGAACCGGCCGCTACCGATACCGGGCGGGCTGGTTGAGCCGTAGCAGGACGCCCGTGTTAACCGCAGGTCAGGTAAGGAGTACGGCGGAAGGCAGGGATCGCCATGGACGCACGCCGCCTTGTCGCGGACAGGCTCTACGCGCAACCCACGCTCGAGGGAGCCGGTGTGCGGCTCAAGCGCGCTTTCGGATTTGGCGCCGAGCACCTTTTCGACCCGTTTCTGATGCTCGATGACTTCCGCGGAGACGACCCCGCCGACTACCGCGCAGGCTTTCCTTGGCACCCGCACCGGGGTATCGAGACGATCACGTACATGCTGCGCGGCGATGTCGCGCACGGCGACAGCCTCGGCAACGCGGGCGTGATCGGTGCCGGCGACGTGCAGTGGATGACCGCAGGTAGCGGCATCATCCACCAGGAGATGCCCGAGGGCGATGCCGAGGGGCGCATGGGCGGCTTCCAGCTCTGGGCGAATCTGCCCGCAGCCGACAAGATGATGGACCCGCGCTACCGCTCGCTTTCCGCTGACGACTCGCCGCTCGTTACGACAGCGTCCGGCGCTCACGTGCGCGTGATCGCCGGCGAGGTCGACGGCGTGCGCGGCCCGGTCGACGACGTCGTCATCGACCCGGAGTACCTCGATGTCGCACTGCCCGCAGGCGCCGAGTTTGTCCACCCGATCGCGGCCGACCGCACCGCATTCGCGTACGTGCACGGCGGTGTCGCCGAGTTCGCACCCGGGGTCGAGGCGGGCAACACGACAGTCGTGCTCTTCGCCGAGGGGGACCATGTCCGCATCCGCGCGCTCGGCGACGAAACCGCGTGCTTCCTGCTGATTTCTGGGTGTCCGCTGCGCGAACCGATCGCGTGGCGCGGTCCGATCGTGATGAACACCGACGAGGAGCTTCGCACCGCGTTCGCCGAGTACCGTGAAGGCACCTTCGTGAAGGTGGGTGCGGTGCCGGGGGCGTGAGCGCTGAGGATCCCGGGACGGAAGGACACCCGATGACGCCCGAGCGGACCGCACTCATCGCGACGGTGGGCGCGGTGGTGACCGGAGCGGCTATCGCCGTGGCCGGCTCTGCCGGTGGTGCGACGGCGGGCGGCGTCCCACTCTTCGCCCTGGCGGTAGGTGTGGCGTTCGCGATCCAGTGGGTGGCATTCGTGCCGGCCTACCTGCTGCAGACGGAGCACTTTTACGACCTGACCGGCAGCCTCAGCTACATCACAGTGGTCACGCTCGTGCTCGTGCTCGCGCCAGAGCGCGACGTGCGCTCGCTCGTGCTCTGGGCGCTCGTGGTCGTGTGGGCGGTGCGGCTTGGCACGTTCCTGTTCGCGCGCGTGCGGCGCGCAGGCAAGGACGCGCGTTTTGACGAGATCCGCCCCTCGCTTGTGCGCTTCCTCATGGCGTGGACGCTGCAGGGACTTTGGGTGAGTCTCACGCTCGGCGCGGCGCTCGCTGCGATCACATCTGTCGAGGGCTCCGCCACTGGGGAGGGCGTGCTTGCAGGTGCGCTTGCGGGTGTCGATGGGTTCCTTGTTGCGGGCGTGCTCTTGTGGGCGGCCGGCTTCGCGATCGAGGCGGTCGCAGACGCCCAGAAGCACCGCTTCCGGACAGACTCGGCCAACCGCGGCCGCTTCATCTCGACGGGACTCTGGGCGTGGTCGCGCCACCCTAACTACTTCGGCGAGATCGTGCTGTGGGTCGGGGTCGCGATCATCGCGCTGCCGACGCTTGGCGGATGGCAGTACGCCACGCTAGTTTCACCGGTGTTCGTCTACGTGCTGCTCACGCGGATAAGCGGCGTACCGATGCTCGAGCGGGCCGCCGATGGCCGCTGGGGCGGCGACCTGGGCTACGAGCGCTACAAGGCGGCCACGCCGGTACTCGTGCCGAGGAGGCCGCGCGCGTAAGCGGAGGGCTCCGTTGGCCTGTCATCCCGATGGGTTACTCTCCTGTAGTCGGCCTGCACGCTGTCGCCTACCTCCAGGAGAGCCGCGGATGTCCCTGCGCACCACATCGATCGAAACCACGCTGGCCGAGGTGTTCGGCTATTCGGAGTTCCGCCCGCATCAGGCAGAGATCATCGAGCATGTGATCGCCGGCGGTGACGCATTCGTGCTCATGCCCACCGGCGGCGGCAAGTCGCTCTGCTACCAGATCCCGGCGCTGCACCGCCCCGGGGTCGCGGTCGTGGTCTCGCCGCTGATCGCGCTCATGAAAGACCAAGTCGACGCGTTGCGTGCCAACGGCGTCGCTGCAGCCGTCTTGAACTCCTCGCTTTCTGCCGAGGAGTCGCGCGCGGTCCTTCGCGACCTGCGCGCCGGGGCGATCGACCTCCTCTACGTCGCGCCCGAGCGGCTTGTGCTCGACGGGTTCCTCGGCGAGTTGGCGCGGCTCGAGATCGCGCTTTTCGCCATCGACGAGGCGCACTGCGTGAGCCAGTGGGGCCACGACTTCCGGCCAGAGTACGTTCGCCTGTCGGTGTTGCGCGAGCGGTTCGCGGGCGTGCCCATCGTCGCGCTCACAGCGACCGCCGACGAGCAGACGCGCGCGGACGTGCTTCGCCAGCTTGGGCTTGGCGACGCGCGGGTCTTCGCGACCGGGTTCGACCGGCCCAACATCCACTACTCGGCGGCGTACAAGAGCAAGCCGGCCGCACAGCTCGTCGAGTTCTTGCGCGAGTACCGTGGAGCGTCGGGGATCGTCTACGCGCTCTCGCGCAAGCGGGTCGAGCAGGTTGCGGAGAGTCTGCGCGCGGCGGGGTTCTCGGCGGGCGCGTATCACGCGGGCATGGACGCGGCCGCGCGTACGCGGGTGCAGGAGGCGTTCCTCGGCGACAGGCTCGACATCGTGGTGGCGACGGTGGCGTTTGGGATGGGGATCGACAAGCCCGACGTGCGCTTCGTGGTCCACTACGACATGCCCAAGTCGATCGAGGGCTACTACCAGGAGACCGGCCGGGCGGGGCGCGACGGTCTGCCGGCGCGGGCGCTGATGCTCTGGAGCATGCAAGACATGGTGACCGCGCGCGGCTTCATCGAGGCGGGCGGGAACGAAGAGCAGCGCCGCATCGAGTTGCACAAATTGGGTGCGATGATAGCGTTCGCCGAGGCGCTCTCGTGCCGCCGGGCCGCGCTGCTCGGCTACTTTGGCGAGGAGCTGGAGGACGCGTGCGGGTGCTGCGACGTGTGCGACACGCCGCCGGAGACCTACGACGCGACGGTGGACGCGCAGAAGGCGCTCTCGGCGGTCTACCGGCTGGGGGAGCGGTTCGGGCTCGGGTACGTGGTCGACGTAGTGCGGGGGGCGGCCATCGAGCGGATCCTCGCCAACGGGCACGACCGGCTCTCTGTCTACGGGATCGGCGCTGAGCACTCACGCGACGAGTGGACGTCGATCGTCCGCCAGCTTATCCACCGCGGCTACCTGCGCGTCGACGTTGCCGAGTACTCGACGCTCAAGCTCGCCGGAAGGGCTGGAGAGGTGCTGCGGGGCGAGGAGACGGTCGTGCTCGCGCGCCCGCCCGCGCCGCGCACAAAGACCCCTGCCGAGAAACCCGCCGCCAAGGGTGCGCGCGCCCCCCGCTCGCTTCAGACCGAGGAGCAGGTCGCGCTCTTCGAGCGGCTCCGCGAGCTCAGGCGCGAGATCGCCGCGGAACAACAGGTGCCCGCGTACGTCGTCTTCGCCGACGCCGCACTCGCCGACATGGCACGCCGTGCGCCGGGCACTCGCGAGGAGTTCCTCGCCGTGAGCGGCGTGGGGGCGGCGAAGCTCGAGCGCTACGGGGAGGCGTTCCTCGCGGCGATCGCGGAGGGGTAGGGGCGCCCTGTCTTTCGTTCATGACAGATGTTACACTTATTACACTTAGGGAGGGATAATTCGTTGAGGTGAGGTCATGAGCCGCCCATACAGTATGAAAGATACGGGCGAGTTGATCGTTCCGGACTCCGCAGATTCCGAGCAAGCCAAGCAGCTCCTCGACTTCATCGCTCGGGAAGGCGCTAGCGCAGTGCCGCGGCTTGTCAGCGAGAGTGGTCAGGAGGTCCGGCTGCCTCCTGCCGTATACCGCGCATTGGGGGAAGCCGCCGAAGCGCTAGCCGGCGGCAGCTCGGTCACGGTACTGCCGACACAGCACGAGCTAACAAGCACCGAGGCGGCAGATGTTCTCAATGTCTCCCGCCCCCACCTCGTAGGGCTCCTCGACGCAGGTGAGATTCCGTTTCACAAGGTCGGATCGCATCGGAGAGTTCGCCTCGATGACCTCCTGACGTACAGGCGACGCCGCGATAGCGGTCGACGCGAGGCGCTGAGACGCCTCACCCGTGACGCACAAGATGCCGGCCTGGACTTCTAACCTGTGGCGACTCGCGTGGTTCTCGATGCCTGCGTGCTCTACCCGGTGGCCCTCCGGGATTCCCTGCTCAGACTAGCGGAGCTAGACCTCCTGTAGGATGCGGATGATCCGGCAGTTCTCCGATGACACCAGCAATCCACCGATGTCGATCTGCGAGATTCTGGACGCCGTCGGTCGCTCGGCGCCCCTCTTCGCCGAGCGCGCACGCAGGTTGCTCACACAGCTCGGCGAGTGATCGATATGGCATCCGAGGTAGCGCTCGGGCAGACTCGCGCTCCCCTCGGATCGTTTACCCCTCTACCAGCGCGAGCTCGACCGCCGCGCGCGTGTGCAGCTCGCCGGTGTCGAAGAGTGGCACCGGCGAATCGTCGGCCGAGACGAGAAACGGGATCTCCGTGCACCCAGCACGATGCCGCCGACACCGCGCGCCACCAGCCCGGCGATGATCTCGCGAATGGGAGATCGTGCTGTGGACCGGGGTGGCGATCGTCGCGTTCCCGGTGCTGGAAGGGTGGCAGTACGCCACACTCGTCTCGCCGGTGTTCTGGCCGGGGAGGCCGGGGTAAGAATGTGGTGGTACGAAGTGGACTTGGACGTGACCGTCCCGGCCTGTTGTACTTGACGCCTCTCAAAAGACCGGCTGCTGCACGGTGGTGATCGAGATTCTCCACTGATGGCCACAGATTGCGGTCGTTCGGACTCTCCGGCTTGCGTTATACGCAGTGTCGATGTATGGTGCGTATAACAACTGGAGGTGGGCACGTGGAGCGACAGCCGCTTGAAGTCCAGACGATCTACGCCGAGCTGCTTGAGAGGATCGCTGCTTACGAGGCTTCGCGCACCATCGGGCACACTGCGGGTTCTTTCGTCACGAAGACGGTGAAAGGTCAGGAGTACTACTACTTCCAGCAGGTGGGGCCCGGCGCAGCTAAGAGCCAAACCTACCTGGGCCGACGGGATGCTTCACTCGACGAGCTGGCCGATCGGTTCGCCCAGGGGAGAGCGAATGTTGCCGACGACCAACGATCCATGGAGCGGCTGGCGGCTCTGCTGCGTGTGGGTGGCGCCATGGTCACCGATGCGCCATCGGCCCGTGTGCTTCGCGCGCTTGCGGACGCCGGGGTCTTCCATGCTGGCGGAGTCCTGGTAGGGACTCATGCGTTCATCGTGCTTGGGAATCTCCTCGGAGTCCGCTGGACCACTTCTCTGCGGACACAGGATGTAGGTATCGCGGCTGACCCCGGGCTTGATGTTGCGGTTCCGGGCGCTAGGGCCGACCTCCCTTCAGCGCTGGACAGCCTGGAGATGGGCTTCCTTCCGGTTCCTCGTCTCGACCCTAACAGCCCGTCCACTTCGTTCAAAGTGCGGGGACAGAGCCTGCGGGTGGACCTTCTGACGCCGTCTGCGAGGACTCGATCGCGTCCGGTGGACTTGCCCAGGTTCGCCGCTGTGGCGCAGCCCCTGAGGTTCCTGGACTACCTTATCGAGAAACCCTTGAAAGCGGCGGTAGTCGATGGCGGGGTGGTGGCAGTCAACGTGCCCGATGCGGCGCGGTTTGCTCTCCACAAGTTGATTATCGCAGGAGAGCGTCCGGCTGCGATGCAGTCGAAGCGGGAGAAGGACCTCTTGCAGGCGGCGCAGATACTCGAGGTGCTGCATGAGGATCGGCCGGGAGATCTCGTGCTTGCCTGGGAGACACTTGCTGCCCGGGGAAAGTCGTGGGTGAATCGGGTGGTGAAGTCCGTCGCAGCGCTTGATCGCGTTTCGCCCAGCGCTGCGCAGAGCGTTCGGGATCTCGTCGGATAGGCGACCTCCAGGATCGCGATGAGCGCGGGCCACACCCGGTCGGGCCTGGCGGTACGCCGAGCACGTCGGTCCGGCAGGCGACACGCGGAACCCAGACCCCTACTCCACCCAGTACTCGGGCCGGTCCATCGCCTCGGCGCACACGACTCGACCCCGCACCAGGCCGAGCGCATGCGGTGTGAGCGCGCGGACCATCCACGCTTCCTCAGGTGAGACAAGGTAGGGTGCCGGCAGGCCGTGAGGGTACGCCGGCACGAAACCGTGACGTGGATAGTACTCCGGATGGCCGGCAACGAAGACGAGAGCCACGCCGGAGTTGGCGAGGAGTTCGACTCCGCGTTCGATCAGGCGGCCGCCAACTCCCTGGCGCTGGGCCTCGGGCACGACCGCGAGCGGCGCGAGCATGGATGCCGAAATGTTGTGGGCACCGTTTTCAATCCGGGCGGCGGTGAAGAGGATGTGACCGACCGTGTGACCGCCATCGCGGGCCAGAAGTGAGAGCAGGGGATGTGCGGTCGGGTCGCCGATCAGCTCGCGAACGAGATCGGCCTCGTCTTCCTGCCCAAACGCTAGCCGCTCGACGGCGAGTACGTCATCGAGGTCCGATGCGGTGGCTTCGACGATCTCTAGCATCTAGGGGCTCCTTACCTCAGGTGCTCTTCGATATCTTCAGGCTTGAGGTTGTTGAAGTCGAGCGAGATGTCGTGTTCCTCTGCCAAACCCGGCGTCGAACGGGTATTGTTGAATCGGAATCACACATCGTTGCATAACGAGCCGCATGCAGCGTGACGCCGGGAGGAGCCCGCGTGATCAAGGTCGCCCTATGGGGAACTGGGATGATGGGGCAGGGGCTGCTCGGCTACCTTCTCGATCGTCCCGCTGACGTCGATCTCGTGGGCGCCATCGATATCGATCCCGCCAAAGACGGCGCGAGTGTGGGCGAGCTTCTTGGCAGGGAATGTGACGTGCGGGTGACGACCGACTCAGAGGCGGTGCTCGCGCGAGCACCCGACGTCGTGTGTATTTGCACCCAAAGCAACCTGCACGAGATCACCGGACAGGTGGAAGCGAGCGTCCGTGCCGTCGCGAATGTGCTCTGCACAGCCGAGGCGCTTGCGTACCCGTGGGCGAGCGATCCTGAATGGGCCGAACGGATCGATGCGCTCGCGCGCCAGCACGGTGTTTCGGTTCTCGGTACCGGCATCAACCCGGGATTCGTGTTGGATGCGCTTGTTGTGGCGTGGACATCGGTCTGCCTGCGGGTCGACCGCATCGAGGCGCGGCGCGTCAACGACCTGTCGCCGTTTGGGCCCACCGTGATGGCGAGCCAGGGCGTCGGCGTGACCGTCGCGGAGTTCGAACGCGGCGTTGCCGACGGCACGATCGCCGGTCATATCGGCTTTCCCGAGTCGATCAACCTCATCGCGCGCGCGCTTGGCTGGACGATCGACGAGATCGCCGAGGAGCGCTCGCCGATCGTCTCAAGCGTGCTACGCCAGACGCCACATGTGCGCGTGGAGCCAGGTACAGTGGCCGGTTGCACTCACGTCGCTCGCGGCTACAGCAGAGGAGAGCTCAAGATCGAGCTCATCCATCCGCAACAGATCCACCCGCACCTTGAAGGCGTTGAGACCGGAGATAGTATCCGCATCTATGGTGACCCGGAGATCAGCATGACCAACATGCCCGAGGTGCCCGGAGGCAAAGGCACGTACGCGAGCACGGGCAACTACATCCCGCTCATCGGCGCGGCACCGCCAGGTCTGCTGACCGTTGTCGACATGCCGCTGCCGAGGTTCTGGGAGCCAACGCGTACGGGAGGCTGGTGCGGCGATGACGCGCGA
The nucleotide sequence above comes from Clostridiales bacterium. Encoded proteins:
- a CDS encoding cytochrome b/b6 domain-containing protein, translating into MSRPVAPSNRAPRILRQVLGNRIAHWTVSLATLALVFSGFGQMPMYERFGIASLPGMAWAADYGITLIIHYVAAMILIAGMAFHVVFSVARGRFTILPRRGDARESVQIISAMLGRGEEPVSHKYLAEQRLAYAFIGVNLIVVTVSGLVKVVKNLPGVDLPYMLVFLSTATHNVAAVLLVLGIAGHLFAFVFKANRALLPAMFSGYIDAEYAKERHGAWYREVR
- a CDS encoding 4Fe-4S dicluster domain-containing protein, whose product is MEKISRRAFLGRSLFAGASAAAILATPGRAVAASAETAVGTFIDLTKCEGCGECVTACRVKNESRYPNPVDDIPANWPSGTFEDWRAEREATDKLTPYNWTYVEKVEVDGVSLSIPRRCMHCDNPPCANLCPFSVMDKTPEGAVTINPDGCMGGAKCRSVCSWNIPQRQAGTGLYMKIAPGLIGGGVMYKCDMCADLIAEGEQPACVSACPNGAVIFGPKEQMRDAAQTRATQIGGHLYGATENGGTSTFYVSPVPFEAIDAAIAERRETLPEKVRSGVPGMKPSAENYLDTVNGMALGYAIAPVAGVAAAAFAAVKAMKGDAE
- a CDS encoding DUF3221 domain-containing protein, producing the protein MRRRMLALATAAMLSVMVGAGGCAVPSPPDGAPQLRGVIVSAEPGSDGGTVRVVWDESVGEMMDLDSCDVRVGPETEVFDAAGVLADFSVLTERVVVDVWISGPIAESYPPQATADAIEIVGTFDANRPLPIPGGLVEP
- a CDS encoding pirin family protein, producing the protein MDARRLVADRLYAQPTLEGAGVRLKRAFGFGAEHLFDPFLMLDDFRGDDPADYRAGFPWHPHRGIETITYMLRGDVAHGDSLGNAGVIGAGDVQWMTAGSGIIHQEMPEGDAEGRMGGFQLWANLPAADKMMDPRYRSLSADDSPLVTTASGAHVRVIAGEVDGVRGPVDDVVIDPEYLDVALPAGAEFVHPIAADRTAFAYVHGGVAEFAPGVEAGNTTVVLFAEGDHVRIRALGDETACFLLISGCPLREPIAWRGPIVMNTDEELRTAFAEYREGTFVKVGAVPGA
- a CDS encoding DUF1295 domain-containing protein — translated: MTPERTALIATVGAVVTGAAIAVAGSAGGATAGGVPLFALAVGVAFAIQWVAFVPAYLLQTEHFYDLTGSLSYITVVTLVLVLAPERDVRSLVLWALVVVWAVRLGTFLFARVRRAGKDARFDEIRPSLVRFLMAWTLQGLWVSLTLGAALAAITSVEGSATGEGVLAGALAGVDGFLVAGVLLWAAGFAIEAVADAQKHRFRTDSANRGRFISTGLWAWSRHPNYFGEIVLWVGVAIIALPTLGGWQYATLVSPVFVYVLLTRISGVPMLERAADGRWGGDLGYERYKAATPVLVPRRPRA
- the recQ gene encoding DNA helicase RecQ, translating into MSLRTTSIETTLAEVFGYSEFRPHQAEIIEHVIAGGDAFVLMPTGGGKSLCYQIPALHRPGVAVVVSPLIALMKDQVDALRANGVAAAVLNSSLSAEESRAVLRDLRAGAIDLLYVAPERLVLDGFLGELARLEIALFAIDEAHCVSQWGHDFRPEYVRLSVLRERFAGVPIVALTATADEQTRADVLRQLGLGDARVFATGFDRPNIHYSAAYKSKPAAQLVEFLREYRGASGIVYALSRKRVEQVAESLRAAGFSAGAYHAGMDAAARTRVQEAFLGDRLDIVVATVAFGMGIDKPDVRFVVHYDMPKSIEGYYQETGRAGRDGLPARALMLWSMQDMVTARGFIEAGGNEEQRRIELHKLGAMIAFAEALSCRRAALLGYFGEELEDACGCCDVCDTPPETYDATVDAQKALSAVYRLGERFGLGYVVDVVRGAAIERILANGHDRLSVYGIGAEHSRDEWTSIVRQLIHRGYLRVDVAEYSTLKLAGRAGEVLRGEETVVLARPPAPRTKTPAEKPAAKGARAPRSLQTEEQVALFERLRELRREIAAEQQVPAYVVFADAALADMARRAPGTREEFLAVSGVGAAKLERYGEAFLAAIAEG
- a CDS encoding helix-turn-helix domain-containing protein, which codes for MSRPYSMKDTGELIVPDSADSEQAKQLLDFIAREGASAVPRLVSESGQEVRLPPAVYRALGEAAEALAGGSSVTVLPTQHELTSTEAADVLNVSRPHLVGLLDAGEIPFHKVGSHRRVRLDDLLTYRRRRDSGRREALRRLTRDAQDAGLDF
- a CDS encoding N-acetyltransferase, which produces MLEIVEATASDLDDVLAVERLAFGQEDEADLVRELIGDPTAHPLLSLLARDGGHTVGHILFTAARIENGAHNISASMLAPLAVVPEAQRQGVGGRLIERGVELLANSGVALVFVAGHPEYYPRHGFVPAYPHGLPAPYLVSPEEAWMVRALTPHALGLVRGRVVCAEAMDRPEYWVE
- a CDS encoding NADP-binding protein; translation: MMGQGLLGYLLDRPADVDLVGAIDIDPAKDGASVGELLGRECDVRVTTDSEAVLARAPDVVCICTQSNLHEITGQVEASVRAVANVLCTAEALAYPWASDPEWAERIDALARQHGVSVLGTGINPGFVLDALVVAWTSVCLRVDRIEARRVNDLSPFGPTVMASQGVGVTVAEFERGVADGTIAGHIGFPESINLIARALGWTIDEIAEERSPIVSSVLRQTPHVRVEPGTVAGCTHVARGYSRGELKIELIHPQQIHPHLEGVETGDSIRIYGDPEISMTNMPEVPGGKGTYASTGNYIPLIGAAPPGLLTVVDMPLPRFWEPTRTGGWCGDDARSL